Proteins from one Deltaproteobacteria bacterium genomic window:
- a CDS encoding radical SAM protein: protein MAVAYKDLEDRHGKVTHKTESKHDFYLSQPGKLASEKLEQGGLKLKERLLVGAAKALWPVFKFINKVHQGEHIQPKWAPAPLMKSKEKTFPQLGWPRKTDSLCPRCVQEVRQEIVSGSKNYKVLINENPGEIKADIIERDGQILMVKECSRHGKFEDILSMDVKFLERIEKLYPGRDFKSPLTPLRNHGTSTIKYGRGAVLTVDLTNRCNMMCDPCFMDANQVGYVHELSWDEIKEILDNSLKIKPRRQMSVQYSGGEPTLSPYFLDAVKYATDVGYFSTQCATNGIRFAQEPDFAQKAFDAGLRIAYLQFDGAENAANEHRKISNLFDVKLRAITNLAHAGIEVVLVTTLVNTVNDHQVGPIIDFAIQNVDKVTFCSFQPVSFTGRDEDISDEDRRRQRYTLSHLAHDVKKQTGVSEPLRDWFPLSAIGPISDLTDMMRGPEKDFGSLKCGCHPNCGVGMALMIDKHEKKWLPVSEFLHIDQIIKDAEAITDACQPTWLSKLEIACSVLRNFDPGKAPKELTLKELITKFDKQSGGSMTEGKVNYGKGLERKRDRWHFMFIAGMWFQDLFNYDFRRTEMCIIPYGTQEGEISFCAYNTGIGWRQIIEHLHKNASVGEWYRKKGRHEIYSGGKAMPVPEVDHQVVLPMKVENNPTLH from the coding sequence ATCAACAAAGTCCATCAAGGAGAACATATTCAACCCAAATGGGCCCCCGCCCCCCTAATGAAATCGAAAGAGAAAACTTTTCCTCAACTCGGTTGGCCACGAAAGACCGACTCCCTTTGCCCTCGCTGTGTCCAGGAAGTTCGCCAAGAAATAGTTTCGGGCAGTAAAAATTATAAAGTACTCATTAATGAAAATCCTGGTGAAATTAAAGCCGACATCATTGAACGCGACGGACAGATTTTGATGGTGAAGGAATGCTCCAGACATGGAAAATTTGAAGATATCCTGTCGATGGACGTAAAATTTTTGGAGCGTATTGAAAAACTTTATCCGGGACGTGATTTCAAATCGCCTCTTACTCCTTTGAGAAACCACGGAACTTCCACCATCAAGTATGGTCGTGGCGCCGTACTTACCGTCGATCTCACCAATCGTTGCAACATGATGTGTGACCCCTGTTTTATGGATGCCAACCAGGTGGGTTATGTGCATGAACTCAGCTGGGATGAAATTAAGGAAATTTTGGACAACTCACTTAAAATTAAGCCTCGTCGCCAAATGTCGGTTCAATACTCCGGTGGAGAGCCTACCCTTTCTCCCTACTTTTTAGACGCTGTCAAATATGCCACCGACGTGGGATATTTCAGTACTCAATGTGCCACCAACGGAATTCGTTTTGCGCAAGAACCTGATTTTGCCCAAAAGGCCTTTGATGCGGGTCTACGCATTGCTTACTTGCAGTTTGACGGCGCCGAAAACGCCGCGAATGAACACCGTAAGATTAGTAATTTATTTGATGTGAAACTTCGAGCGATTACCAACCTCGCTCATGCCGGCATAGAAGTCGTTCTGGTGACCACGCTTGTAAACACCGTAAACGATCATCAAGTGGGCCCCATCATCGATTTTGCCATTCAAAATGTGGATAAAGTCACCTTCTGTTCTTTTCAACCGGTTTCATTTACCGGAAGAGATGAAGATATTTCGGATGAAGACCGTCGCCGTCAACGCTACACGCTCTCTCACTTGGCGCACGACGTAAAAAAGCAAACTGGAGTTTCGGAGCCCCTGCGGGATTGGTTTCCTTTGTCTGCCATAGGTCCTATCAGTGATTTAACCGACATGATGCGCGGTCCTGAAAAAGATTTTGGAAGCCTGAAATGCGGCTGTCACCCCAACTGCGGCGTGGGGATGGCTTTGATGATCGATAAACATGAAAAGAAATGGTTGCCTGTTTCTGAATTTTTACACATCGACCAGATTATTAAAGACGCTGAAGCGATTACAGATGCCTGTCAGCCCACCTGGTTGAGCAAGCTGGAGATTGCCTGTTCCGTACTTCGTAATTTTGATCCGGGAAAGGCACCTAAAGAACTTACCTTAAAAGAACTCATCACCAAATTCGACAAACAAAGTGGTGGCAGCATGACCGAAGGAAAAGTGAATTACGGGAAAGGCTTGGAACGTAAGCGAGACCGTTGGCACTTCATGTTTATTGCCGGAATGTGGTTTCAAGATTTGTTCAATTACGATTTCAGGCGCACCGAAATGTGTATCATCCCTTATGGGACTCAAGAGGGGGAAATTTCGTTTTGTGCTTATAATACAGGAATTGGCTGGAGGCAGATTATTGAGCATCTCCATAAAAATGCCAGTGTTGGGGAATGGTATCGCAAAAAAGGCAGACATGAGATTTATTCAGGAGGCAAAGCCATGCCAGTGCCAGAAGTAGATCATCAGGTAGTATTGCCTATGAAAGTAGAAAATAATCCTACCCTTCACTAG
- a CDS encoding CDP-alcohol phosphatidyltransferase family protein, with product MNTFNSHEIWLSFLPLLLVNIFALSSIPLYIWVRKKAPKSKVEDELNKRHHSKLLNRWFKEYWYWVTSPIEKAALRLKLSPNFFTSLGFLICLGSGFAYFFGYLGLAGWCVILGGTCDMFDGRIARLTNHSSRAGAFYDSVMDRYGEVVTFMGLACFYRQHWFFYFILASLVGSVLVSYARARGESVGVTFQGGSMQRPERIVYLGVSSIFSPLFALMFGWIHPALNSNFLLYLAVIMIAVMTNWTAVYRTFWIYRELERKSQ from the coding sequence ATGAATACTTTCAACTCTCACGAAATTTGGCTATCTTTTCTCCCCTTGCTGCTCGTCAATATTTTTGCCCTTTCGAGCATTCCTCTTTATATTTGGGTACGAAAAAAAGCCCCCAAAAGTAAGGTGGAGGATGAACTCAATAAACGTCACCATTCCAAACTGCTCAATCGCTGGTTCAAAGAATATTGGTATTGGGTTACTTCTCCCATCGAAAAAGCTGCACTCAGGCTTAAATTAAGTCCCAATTTCTTTACCAGTCTGGGATTTCTCATTTGCTTAGGGTCCGGATTCGCTTATTTTTTTGGCTATCTAGGGCTTGCGGGTTGGTGTGTTATTTTAGGTGGAACTTGCGATATGTTTGATGGTCGCATTGCGCGGCTGACGAACCACTCTTCCCGGGCAGGGGCCTTTTATGATTCGGTGATGGATCGATATGGGGAAGTGGTTACTTTCATGGGCCTGGCCTGTTTTTATCGTCAGCATTGGTTTTTCTATTTTATCCTCGCCTCTCTGGTGGGTTCCGTATTGGTCAGTTATGCCCGCGCGCGAGGGGAATCGGTTGGAGTGACTTTCCAAGGCGGCTCCATGCAAAGGCCTGAACGTATCGTTTACCTGGGAGTGAGTTCCATTTTTAGTCCGCTGTTTGCCTTGATGTTTGGATGGATACATCCGGCGCTGAACTCCAACTTCCTGCTCTATCTTGCCGTGATCATGATAGCGGTGATGACGAATTGGACCGCGGTTTACAGGACTTTTTGGATTTATCGCGAACTAGAAAGGAAGAGCCAATAG